Proteins encoded together in one Chitinophaga sp. LS1 window:
- a CDS encoding flavin reductase family protein: MQIIPGQVTTAVLQGYLQGAIAPRPICFASTVDKEGRPNLSPFSFFNIFGTNPATLIFSPSRRVRDNTTKHTLENLYEVKEVVINMVNYAMVQQTSLASCEYPKEISEFEKAGFTAIAAEKVRPFRVKESPVQIECIVRQIIETGTEGGAGNLVICEPVMIHISDEVLNEKGGIDPHKLDLVARMGGDYYCRASGDAVFEVAKPNTALGIGIDALPLHIRNSSILTGNHLGQLANVHEHPVIDPAFEDEHLKNIFQYYSITPDEMERELHAYAQRLLDKGKVAEAWQILLAV; this comes from the coding sequence ATGCAGATCATTCCGGGGCAGGTAACCACCGCCGTACTGCAAGGTTATTTACAGGGCGCCATCGCTCCCAGACCTATCTGTTTTGCAAGCACTGTCGATAAAGAAGGAAGACCTAATTTATCGCCATTTAGCTTCTTCAATATCTTCGGAACTAATCCTGCTACGTTGATTTTTTCACCTTCGCGCAGGGTCAGGGACAATACGACCAAACACACACTGGAGAACCTTTACGAGGTAAAGGAAGTCGTGATCAATATGGTGAATTATGCCATGGTGCAGCAGACTTCTTTGGCCAGTTGTGAATACCCGAAAGAGATCAGTGAATTTGAGAAAGCGGGGTTTACAGCAATTGCTGCTGAAAAAGTACGGCCTTTCAGAGTAAAGGAAAGCCCGGTGCAGATTGAGTGTATTGTTAGGCAGATTATTGAAACCGGTACTGAAGGAGGTGCGGGTAACCTGGTGATTTGTGAACCTGTCATGATCCATATTAGTGATGAAGTGCTGAATGAGAAAGGAGGGATTGATCCGCACAAACTGGACCTGGTAGCGAGAATGGGAGGGGACTATTATTGCAGGGCTTCCGGCGATGCGGTATTTGAAGTGGCAAAGCCGAATACAGCATTAGGGATTGGGATTGATGCCCTGCCCTTGCATATCCGGAATAGCAGCATTCTGACCGGTAATCATTTGGGACAATTAGCAAATGTGCATGAGCACCCGGTGATAGATCCGGCATTTGAGGATGAGCACCTGAAGAATATTTTCCAGTATTATAGTATTACGCCTGATGAGATGGAGCGGGAGTTGCATGCATACGCCCAACGGCTATTAGACAAAGGGAAAGTAGCAGAAGCGTGGCAGATACTACTTGCTGTATAA
- a CDS encoding S9 family peptidase — protein MQLRHFTRYMAALGLLSAPLCAQDKKDLTYEQIWKNAPSGISQPLPNITGWADDTHYIEVRNGKSYKVDVKTGAATDYSQAGIAVSVQDHDIIYTAADGTTTQLTNDTLTEKNPTISPDGKYVAFTRHNDLYSVEIATKKETRYTSDASDVVYNGYASWIYYEEILGRASRYRAFWWSPDSRYLAYMRFDDSQVPIFPIYSEKGQHGFTENTRYPKAGDKNPEVKVGVVPVAGGATTWAAFDEKADQYFGTPYWTTDNHLWMQWMNRGQDNLKIYDINLTTGAKKEVYDEKQPTWIDWKDGMTILEKGKGFIMRSDKTGWSHLYWYNMDGSLKKQLTTGNWTVNYTVALDAKQEQLYFVARKEASTRTDLYKVNLNTAAITRLTFGEYYHAATVSPHGDYFITTYSNLNTPGRIALVDNKGKVIRELGDSKGAQLASYNLAVPKLMTYTTRDGLTLPMTVTMPLHMQEGKKYPVLISIYGGPDAGTVYDRWNGNLTAQWWAEKGIIQVVIDNRSSGQLGKMGMNYIHRKTGIYEIEDYMDATKWLRSQAYVDTNKVCITGGSFGGYMTCMALTYGASVFNYGMANYSVTDWQLYDSHYTERYMDTPAENPEGYKITSPMHYLDRYKGLIRIVHGTMDDNVHMQNSIQLVNMLEDMNKHFEFMLVPGERHGWRTSIKMKHSDMEMYRFIYRYLLEEPFPAEL, from the coding sequence ATGCAATTACGTCACTTTACCCGCTACATGGCAGCCCTGGGTCTGTTATCCGCGCCACTATGCGCCCAGGATAAAAAAGACCTTACCTACGAGCAGATCTGGAAAAATGCCCCTTCCGGCATTTCCCAGCCACTCCCCAACATAACCGGTTGGGCTGATGACACACATTATATCGAAGTGCGCAATGGCAAGTCTTACAAAGTAGATGTAAAGACGGGTGCAGCGACCGACTATTCCCAGGCCGGCATTGCCGTATCTGTTCAGGATCACGATATTATCTACACAGCTGCTGATGGTACTACCACACAACTGACAAACGATACGCTCACAGAAAAGAATCCTACGATCTCTCCTGATGGGAAATATGTGGCCTTTACCCGCCACAATGACCTCTATAGCGTAGAAATAGCCACCAAAAAGGAAACCCGCTATACCAGCGACGCTTCTGACGTGGTATACAATGGTTACGCCTCCTGGATCTATTATGAAGAAATTCTGGGCCGTGCCTCCCGCTACCGTGCTTTCTGGTGGAGTCCCGATAGCCGCTACCTGGCTTACATGCGTTTTGACGACTCACAGGTACCCATATTCCCTATTTACAGCGAAAAAGGGCAGCACGGCTTCACAGAAAACACCCGTTATCCAAAAGCCGGCGATAAAAACCCGGAAGTGAAAGTAGGCGTGGTGCCCGTAGCTGGTGGTGCTACCACCTGGGCAGCTTTTGACGAAAAGGCAGATCAGTACTTCGGTACCCCTTACTGGACAACCGACAACCACCTATGGATGCAATGGATGAACAGGGGACAGGATAACCTGAAGATCTACGATATCAACCTAACCACCGGCGCTAAAAAGGAAGTGTACGATGAAAAACAGCCTACCTGGATCGACTGGAAGGATGGAATGACTATTCTTGAGAAAGGTAAAGGATTTATCATGAGAAGTGATAAAACAGGCTGGTCACACCTGTACTGGTACAATATGGACGGCTCACTCAAAAAGCAGCTCACGACCGGCAACTGGACGGTGAACTATACCGTAGCCCTGGATGCAAAACAGGAACAACTCTACTTCGTAGCAAGAAAAGAAGCTTCTACCCGCACAGATCTTTATAAGGTAAACCTGAATACAGCGGCAATTACCCGCCTCACCTTCGGCGAATACTACCATGCTGCGACCGTAAGTCCCCATGGCGACTACTTCATTACCACCTATTCGAACCTCAATACACCTGGCCGCATTGCGCTGGTAGACAATAAAGGCAAGGTAATCAGAGAATTGGGCGATAGCAAAGGCGCTCAATTAGCCAGTTACAACCTGGCCGTGCCCAAATTAATGACTTATACTACCCGCGACGGGTTGACCCTGCCAATGACGGTTACCATGCCACTACATATGCAGGAAGGCAAAAAATACCCTGTACTCATCAGTATCTATGGTGGGCCTGATGCAGGCACCGTATACGATCGCTGGAATGGCAACCTGACCGCACAATGGTGGGCCGAAAAAGGTATTATCCAGGTGGTAATTGATAATCGTAGCTCTGGCCAGCTGGGTAAAATGGGCATGAACTACATCCATCGCAAAACGGGTATCTATGAAATCGAGGATTATATGGATGCCACCAAATGGCTCCGTTCCCAGGCTTATGTAGATACAAACAAGGTTTGCATAACCGGTGGCAGTTTTGGGGGGTATATGACCTGTATGGCACTGACCTATGGCGCTTCCGTATTTAACTATGGTATGGCGAACTATTCGGTGACCGACTGGCAGCTCTACGATAGCCATTATACAGAAAGATATATGGATACCCCTGCCGAGAACCCGGAAGGTTACAAGATCACTTCGCCTATGCATTACCTGGACCGCTATAAGGGATTAATCAGGATCGTACATGGCACCATGGACGATAATGTACATATGCAGAACAGTATCCAGTTGGTGAATATGCTGGAAGACATGAATAAGCATTTTGAATTTATGTTAGTTCCGGGAGAGCGTCATGGGTGGAGAACCAGTATCAAGATGAAGCATAGTGATATGGAGATGTACCGGTTTATCTATCGCTATTTACTGGAAGAGCCGTTTCCGGCAGAGTTATAA
- a CDS encoding TIGR02757 family protein yields MKFQQLKAFLDTKAAYYNTPDFIAGDPITIPHRFSKLQDIEIAGLFAAILAWGNRTTIINKCTELMKLMDNEPYDFIKNHQPRERIKLMQFCHRTFNGIDLLYFVEFLQHYYSNVTSLEFAFSGHITPKDETVENALIGFHKIFFAMEHPERTRKHISTPARNSACKRLNMYLRWMVRKDENGVDFGLWKHIRPSQLVCPVDVHVGRVATRLGLISSAKSDWRTALELTEKLRQLDPEDPAKYDFALFGLGVIEKYV; encoded by the coding sequence ATGAAATTCCAGCAACTGAAGGCGTTTTTGGATACCAAAGCGGCATATTACAATACTCCGGATTTTATAGCCGGAGATCCTATTACGATACCGCACAGGTTTTCCAAACTACAGGATATCGAGATCGCAGGACTTTTTGCAGCCATACTTGCCTGGGGTAACCGAACCACCATTATCAATAAATGCACTGAACTGATGAAGTTGATGGACAACGAACCCTACGACTTCATCAAAAACCACCAGCCCAGAGAACGTATAAAGCTCATGCAGTTTTGCCACCGGACATTCAACGGGATAGACCTGCTCTATTTCGTCGAGTTCCTGCAGCACTACTATAGCAACGTCACTTCCCTGGAATTTGCCTTTAGCGGCCACATAACCCCTAAAGACGAAACCGTTGAAAATGCCCTCATAGGGTTTCATAAGATATTCTTCGCCATGGAGCACCCGGAAAGGACCCGGAAACATATTTCCACCCCTGCCAGGAACTCCGCCTGTAAGCGCCTGAACATGTATTTGCGCTGGATGGTCAGAAAAGATGAAAATGGCGTGGATTTTGGACTATGGAAACACATCCGCCCTTCACAACTGGTATGTCCTGTAGATGTGCATGTAGGAAGAGTCGCTACCAGACTGGGATTAATCTCATCAGCCAAGTCAGACTGGCGTACTGCGCTGGAATTGACAGAAAAGCTAAGGCAGCTGGATCCGGAAGACCCTGCCAAGTACGACTTTGCGTTGTTTGGCCTCGGCGTAATAGAAAAATATGTTTAA
- a CDS encoding tRNA-binding protein, whose protein sequence is MEQITWQDFEKVAIRVGTIIEVADFPKAKNPAYQLLIDFGPELGIKRSSAQITKLYSEETLIGKQVVAVVNFPVKQVANFFSECLVRGVVGADKEVVLLQPDRAVQNGLQVG, encoded by the coding sequence ATGGAACAGATTACGTGGCAGGATTTTGAAAAGGTAGCCATTCGGGTAGGAACCATTATAGAAGTAGCCGATTTTCCCAAGGCAAAGAACCCTGCTTACCAGTTATTAATTGACTTTGGTCCCGAGCTGGGCATTAAGCGTTCATCTGCTCAGATCACCAAATTATATAGTGAAGAGACGTTAATCGGCAAACAGGTGGTTGCTGTAGTGAACTTTCCAGTGAAGCAGGTGGCTAATTTTTTCTCTGAATGTCTGGTACGTGGTGTAGTGGGCGCGGATAAAGAAGTAGTGTTGTTACAACCAGACAGGGCGGTCCAGAATGGCCTGCAAGTAGGATGA
- a CDS encoding IS110 family transposase has protein sequence MEQSHISFEQVVSRGCGLDVHQENVVATIRGNGLEEQTRTFSTFTSSLRDLVAWLEESGITHVAMESTGVYWKPVFNILEPHFELILVNARHIKYVPGHKTDRNDSAWIAKLLLSGLLKGSFIPPQYTRELRELYRYKRKVIGQRSSEYNRLQNILETANIKLSTVVSDVFGVSGWSMITAIIEGEQDPMILANLAKGRLKIKKQELILALEGHLNEHHRFMLSLSKTVILQLNDLLGQVDNRIDQYLKKWEEEVKLLQTIPEYKNKQLPPS, from the coding sequence ATGGAACAATCACATATCAGTTTTGAACAGGTTGTGAGTCGCGGCTGTGGCCTCGATGTTCACCAGGAGAATGTAGTAGCCACCATCAGAGGAAATGGGTTGGAAGAACAAACCCGCACTTTTAGCACTTTCACAAGTTCACTTAGGGACCTGGTAGCTTGGCTTGAAGAATCCGGCATTACACATGTCGCAATGGAGAGCACGGGGGTTTACTGGAAGCCTGTTTTTAATATACTGGAACCTCACTTTGAACTTATTCTGGTCAATGCCCGGCATATTAAATATGTGCCGGGGCATAAGACCGATCGCAATGACAGTGCCTGGATTGCAAAATTATTGCTAAGCGGGCTACTAAAGGGAAGTTTTATTCCACCGCAATACACTCGCGAATTACGGGAATTGTACCGATACAAACGTAAAGTAATAGGACAGCGGTCCAGTGAATATAACCGGTTACAGAACATTTTAGAGACAGCCAATATCAAATTGAGCACTGTAGTCAGTGATGTATTCGGTGTAAGTGGCTGGTCAATGATCACTGCCATTATTGAAGGAGAACAGGATCCTATGATATTGGCCAATTTGGCAAAAGGTAGGCTCAAAATCAAAAAACAAGAGCTTATTCTTGCATTAGAAGGCCATCTCAATGAGCATCACCGTTTTATGCTCAGCCTGTCTAAAACTGTTATTTTACAGCTAAATGACCTACTTGGTCAGGTGGATAACCGTATAGATCAGTACTTAAAAAAATGGGAGGAAGAAGTAAAATTACTTCAGACTATTCCCGAGTACAAAAACAAACAGCTACCGCCATCTTAG
- a CDS encoding sterol desaturase family protein: MKFDKIKNKGQARLFESRYLEMLTKTHPLVIWGMYIPIIGYSLYYSNTSLGFNITNVLTIFFGAMLFWTFFEYIMHRYLFHFSSENPKVRRFIYVMHGNHHEYPRDKQRLFMPPVPSLILASVIFGVQYIFLRQYTYMFFPGFMLGYLIYGSMHYAIHAWNPPFKFMKPLWRNHHLHHYKAEEKGFGVSSSLWDWVFKTSFELEKEKEDKAKVRELMFDK; the protein is encoded by the coding sequence ATGAAGTTTGATAAGATTAAGAACAAAGGACAGGCGAGGCTTTTTGAGAGCAGATATTTAGAAATGCTCACCAAAACACATCCATTGGTGATTTGGGGCATGTACATCCCAATTATCGGGTATAGCCTTTATTATAGTAACACCTCATTAGGATTTAACATCACTAATGTATTAACGATCTTTTTTGGTGCAATGTTATTCTGGACATTTTTTGAATACATCATGCACCGCTACTTGTTTCACTTCAGTAGTGAGAATCCCAAAGTAAGACGGTTTATCTATGTGATGCATGGTAATCACCATGAATATCCACGCGACAAGCAACGGTTGTTTATGCCACCTGTGCCCAGTCTGATACTGGCATCTGTGATATTTGGTGTGCAGTATATTTTCCTGAGACAGTATACTTATATGTTCTTTCCGGGATTTATGTTAGGCTACCTGATTTATGGCAGCATGCACTATGCGATTCATGCATGGAATCCACCGTTTAAATTTATGAAACCATTGTGGCGCAATCATCATCTGCATCACTATAAGGCAGAAGAGAAAGGATTTGGTGTGAGTTCTTCTTTGTGGGACTGGGTATTCAAAACATCATTTGAATTAGAGAAAGAGAAAGAAGATAAAGCGAAAGTGCGTGAACTGATGTTTGATAAATAG
- a CDS encoding universal stress protein translates to MKTIIVPTDFSAAAYNAARYALGLASQMGASRVVLYHAYELVVPVPDMPSAIPMVDPADLKAASEEGLEKMQRELATEIPANVILDLRAENHLLAANIDGFCIDQQADLIIMGTEGGSHFEEILIGSNSVDVARHTACPVIIVPGDAVYHPIRKIVFACDFKHMGENTPIGTLKSLLSTFNAELHVLNIDHSGKGLAGETPMESLLLDTLLEGYNPIYHFVDNENVVNGIMDFSEKEGADLIFIIPRKHGLFEGMFRRSRTTQLAFHSHIPLLAIHE, encoded by the coding sequence ATGAAAACTATTATTGTTCCTACGGACTTTTCAGCAGCAGCATATAATGCCGCCCGCTATGCGTTGGGACTGGCAAGCCAGATGGGGGCTTCCCGGGTTGTTTTGTACCATGCATATGAGCTGGTAGTGCCGGTGCCGGATATGCCTTCGGCTATTCCGATGGTAGATCCTGCGGACCTGAAGGCGGCCAGTGAAGAAGGGCTGGAAAAGATGCAAAGGGAGCTGGCAACCGAAATTCCTGCTAATGTAATACTGGATCTGCGGGCAGAAAATCACCTGCTGGCAGCAAATATTGATGGATTTTGCATTGATCAGCAAGCCGATCTGATTATAATGGGTACGGAAGGGGGCAGTCATTTCGAAGAGATTCTCATTGGTTCCAATTCGGTAGATGTGGCCAGGCATACCGCTTGTCCGGTGATTATTGTACCAGGAGATGCCGTGTACCACCCTATTCGGAAGATCGTATTCGCGTGTGATTTTAAACATATGGGGGAAAATACGCCCATTGGAACCCTGAAGAGTTTGCTCAGTACCTTTAATGCAGAACTGCATGTGTTAAACATCGATCATTCCGGGAAAGGGCTGGCAGGTGAAACACCTATGGAGAGTTTACTGCTGGATACCCTGCTGGAAGGGTATAACCCAATTTACCATTTTGTAGACAATGAGAATGTGGTGAATGGGATCATGGATTTTTCAGAAAAGGAAGGCGCCGATCTGATCTTTATTATCCCACGGAAACATGGGCTTTTTGAAGGAATGTTCAGAAGGAGCCGGACTACTCAGCTGGCTTTTCACAGTCATATCCCTTTGCTGGCAATACACGAATAG
- the lysS gene encoding lysine--tRNA ligase, translating into MTSLSEQEIIRREKLQELENAGINPYPAEEYPVNNTAANIKAVYSEETKDQLQNICVAGRVMKKRDMGKAAFISLQDHTGSIQLYIRRDDICPGEDKTMFDTVFKKLIDLGDILGAKGYAFVTKTGELSIHVTQLDFLAKSLRVLPNVAEKDGETFDAVTDPEFRYRQRYVDLIINPSVKDTFIKRTKIMQTIRDFYNDLGYLEVETPILQPIPGGATARPFKTHHNALDIPLYMRIANELYLKRLIVGGFDGVYEFAKDFRNEGMDRTHNPEFTVMEMYAAYKDYEWMMRTTETLLEKIALALHGTTLVQVGEKVIDFKAPFRRVTMFDAIKEHTGIDISEMDEAQLRDTCKQLGIGVAPSMGKGKLIDEIFGEKAEHNYVQPTFIIDYPVEMSPLTKKHRSKPGLVERFELMVNGKELANAYSELNDPIDQRQRFEDQVKLMERGDDEAMYIDYDFLRALEYGMPPTSGIGIGIDRLTMIMTNNLSIQDVLFFPQMKPEKLQ; encoded by the coding sequence ATGACATCACTATCTGAGCAAGAGATCATACGCAGGGAAAAACTGCAGGAACTGGAAAATGCGGGCATCAACCCCTATCCGGCGGAAGAATATCCCGTTAATAATACTGCCGCAAATATAAAGGCCGTATATAGTGAAGAAACAAAAGACCAACTGCAAAACATTTGCGTTGCAGGCCGTGTCATGAAGAAACGGGACATGGGGAAGGCGGCTTTCATCAGCCTCCAGGACCATACCGGCTCTATTCAGTTGTATATTCGCCGCGATGATATCTGCCCTGGTGAGGACAAGACCATGTTCGATACTGTTTTCAAAAAACTGATCGATCTGGGGGATATTTTAGGTGCTAAAGGCTATGCTTTTGTGACCAAAACAGGCGAATTGTCTATCCATGTTACACAACTGGATTTTCTCGCTAAATCTCTGCGCGTACTGCCAAACGTAGCTGAAAAAGACGGTGAAACATTCGATGCCGTAACCGATCCTGAATTCAGATATCGCCAGCGCTACGTAGACCTGATCATCAACCCGTCTGTCAAGGATACCTTTATCAAGCGTACGAAGATCATGCAGACCATCCGTGATTTCTATAACGACCTGGGTTACCTGGAAGTTGAAACACCGATCCTTCAGCCTATTCCTGGTGGCGCCACTGCACGTCCGTTCAAGACACATCACAATGCACTGGATATTCCATTATATATGCGTATCGCCAATGAGCTTTACCTGAAACGTTTGATCGTAGGTGGTTTCGATGGGGTGTACGAGTTTGCCAAAGACTTCCGCAACGAAGGTATGGACCGTACCCACAACCCGGAATTTACCGTAATGGAAATGTACGCCGCTTACAAAGACTACGAGTGGATGATGCGTACCACAGAAACCCTGCTGGAAAAGATCGCCCTCGCCCTGCATGGTACTACCCTGGTACAGGTAGGAGAGAAGGTGATCGACTTCAAAGCGCCTTTCCGCCGTGTCACTATGTTTGATGCGATTAAAGAACATACCGGTATCGACATTTCCGAAATGGACGAAGCACAGCTGCGTGATACCTGTAAACAACTGGGTATCGGCGTTGCACCTAGCATGGGTAAGGGTAAACTGATCGACGAGATCTTTGGCGAAAAAGCTGAACACAACTATGTACAGCCGACCTTCATCATTGACTATCCGGTGGAAATGAGCCCGCTCACCAAGAAACACCGTAGCAAACCAGGTCTGGTAGAACGCTTTGAACTGATGGTAAACGGTAAGGAACTGGCCAACGCTTACAGCGAGCTGAATGATCCTATCGACCAGCGCCAGCGCTTCGAAGACCAGGTGAAACTGATGGAAAGAGGTGATGACGAAGCGATGTACATCGACTACGACTTCCTCCGTGCCCTGGAATACGGTATGCCACCAACCTCCGGTATCGGTATTGGTATCGACCGTTTGACCATGATCATGACAAACAACCTATCTATCCAGGATGTGCTGTTCTTCCCACAAATGAAACCAGAGAAGCTCCAATAG
- a CDS encoding DUF4197 domain-containing protein has product MYKKLCLLFLAGISLGTVSQAQILKNLSKAVSSAASSASGSTTGISESDAGSAIKEALSKGVTSGIGVLNKTDGFFGSEVYKLLLPPDAVKIGNTLRSVGLGAQVDQAILSINRAAEKAVGSAAPIFVSAIKGMSIADALNILKGTDSSATVYFKGKTTTDLKAAFAPVVKGALDSTNATKYYADIINSYNKLPTTFKKANPDLQDYVTGMAVNALFDQIKIEEKNIRNNSTARTSALLQKVFGSVAK; this is encoded by the coding sequence ATGTACAAGAAACTATGTCTTCTGTTTTTGGCAGGTATTTCTTTAGGGACGGTATCTCAGGCGCAGATACTGAAGAATTTGAGTAAGGCAGTAAGTAGTGCAGCCAGCAGTGCATCAGGTAGTACTACCGGGATTTCTGAGAGTGATGCAGGTAGTGCCATCAAAGAAGCACTTTCTAAAGGTGTGACTTCAGGTATCGGAGTGTTGAACAAAACAGATGGCTTCTTTGGCAGTGAGGTATACAAACTGTTATTACCTCCTGATGCCGTTAAGATTGGGAATACATTGAGAAGTGTTGGTCTGGGTGCACAGGTAGATCAGGCAATTCTGTCTATCAACCGTGCAGCTGAAAAAGCAGTAGGTTCTGCAGCGCCAATTTTTGTATCTGCTATCAAGGGAATGTCTATTGCTGATGCGCTAAACATTCTGAAAGGAACGGATAGTTCTGCTACAGTATATTTCAAGGGTAAAACCACTACTGATCTGAAAGCTGCATTTGCGCCAGTAGTAAAAGGTGCGCTGGATAGCACTAACGCTACTAAGTATTATGCTGACATCATTAATTCCTACAATAAGCTGCCGACTACATTCAAAAAGGCAAATCCGGATTTGCAGGATTATGTGACAGGAATGGCAGTGAATGCACTGTTTGATCAGATTAAAATTGAAGAGAAGAATATCAGGAATAATTCAACGGCGAGAACGAGTGCGCTGTTGCAGAAGGTGTTTGGAAGTGTAGCGAAATAA
- a CDS encoding fumarylacetoacetate hydrolase family protein produces MKLVTYLREESDQLAILVDNQLYNTQDLHPNLPSSMQMFLLMWEDVIDIAKEADAQLKAGKHVGIASPIPLEKVTLMAPVPFPNSCRDGYAFRQHVASARRNRRVEMIAEFDQFPVFYFTNHNAIQGPGNVYCMPDHFEKLDFELEAAIVICKAGRNVPAEEADEYIGGYMIMNDMSARTLQMDEMKLNMGPCKGKDFSTVIGPMLVTPDELQHLLTEPKPGHTGNAYNLKMTCHVNGVQVSEGNMADMDWTFAEIVQRCSYGANIMPGDVIGSGTVGTGCFLELNGTGKLNNPDYPEQWLQAGDVVELEIEGLGKLTNTIVAEESDFSILKLKK; encoded by the coding sequence ATGAAACTTGTTACTTACCTCCGGGAAGAGAGCGACCAACTGGCAATATTAGTAGACAACCAGCTCTACAATACCCAGGACCTTCACCCAAATCTCCCCAGCAGTATGCAAATGTTCCTACTCATGTGGGAAGATGTGATCGACATTGCAAAGGAAGCCGACGCACAATTAAAAGCAGGCAAACACGTAGGCATCGCTAGTCCCATTCCACTGGAAAAAGTTACACTAATGGCCCCCGTGCCATTCCCCAATTCCTGCCGTGATGGTTACGCATTCCGTCAGCACGTTGCTTCTGCACGCCGCAACCGCAGGGTAGAGATGATCGCAGAATTCGATCAGTTCCCGGTTTTTTACTTTACCAACCACAATGCTATTCAGGGACCAGGTAATGTATATTGCATGCCTGATCACTTCGAAAAACTGGACTTTGAACTGGAAGCTGCTATCGTAATCTGTAAAGCAGGCCGCAACGTTCCTGCTGAAGAAGCAGATGAATACATCGGCGGTTACATGATCATGAATGATATGAGCGCCCGTACCCTGCAAATGGATGAAATGAAACTGAACATGGGCCCCTGCAAAGGCAAGGATTTCAGCACCGTGATCGGTCCTATGCTGGTGACACCCGACGAACTGCAACACCTGCTCACAGAACCTAAACCCGGTCATACCGGCAATGCTTATAACCTGAAAATGACCTGTCACGTAAATGGTGTGCAGGTAAGCGAAGGCAATATGGCAGATATGGACTGGACCTTTGCCGAAATCGTACAGCGCTGCTCTTATGGTGCGAATATCATGCCCGGTGATGTAATTGGTAGTGGTACCGTAGGTACCGGCTGCTTCCTGGAACTGAATGGCACCGGCAAACTCAATAATCCTGATTATCCTGAACAATGGCTACAGGCCGGCGATGTGGTAGAACTGGAAATTGAGGGGCTGGGAAAACTGACCAATACCATCGTTGCAGAAGAATCAGATTTTTCGATCCTCAAACTAAAGAAATAA
- a CDS encoding DUF6263 family protein produces MFKIYSVMMKRFFVSMALGATIAMPAFAQQQDDKRDYVDLSYNFLKGQQFELKQESRSETYTTVDDVMQRVTRDFNNTIAIEVTETSDGHATLTFKYKELKFNFNARNQNILVDAAVPNEKEPFQAALKSIIDQPFSVDISSSGYINKVMGLDDLLDKASATFTNLKPDEQTAYKKLMKDQFGANAFRTWLEQLLVIYPVRSIKTGTRWEENVPIRTGLVGDISLYWNLQTWDSQTAKINGTGKVNTNKVETFTTDDGIEATAEINGDIMTNYLIDRTSGFPSIASQNTEMNGTYTYKANKAKKIKSDVKVPVKIVTNASYKIKRMK; encoded by the coding sequence ATGTTTAAAATATATAGCGTAATGATGAAGCGATTTTTTGTGTCAATGGCTCTGGGCGCTACCATAGCCATGCCGGCATTTGCACAACAACAGGATGATAAAAGAGATTATGTAGATCTGAGCTACAATTTTCTCAAAGGCCAACAGTTCGAGCTGAAACAGGAAAGCCGCAGCGAAACCTATACGACAGTAGATGATGTCATGCAACGCGTAACACGCGATTTCAATAATACCATTGCTATCGAGGTGACCGAAACTTCAGACGGACATGCTACCCTGACTTTCAAATACAAAGAGCTGAAGTTCAATTTCAATGCACGCAATCAGAACATCCTGGTAGATGCTGCCGTGCCTAATGAAAAAGAACCTTTCCAGGCTGCCCTGAAAAGTATTATCGATCAGCCATTCTCTGTCGATATATCGTCCTCAGGATACATCAATAAAGTAATGGGACTGGACGATCTGCTGGACAAAGCATCGGCTACCTTCACGAACCTGAAACCAGATGAGCAGACTGCTTATAAAAAGCTAATGAAAGACCAGTTTGGTGCCAATGCATTCCGTACCTGGTTAGAACAACTGCTGGTGATCTATCCGGTGCGTAGTATCAAAACAGGTACCCGCTGGGAAGAGAACGTACCTATCCGTACCGGATTGGTAGGCGATATTTCCCTCTACTGGAACCTGCAAACATGGGATAGCCAGACGGCAAAGATCAATGGTACAGGTAAGGTCAACACAAATAAAGTAGAGACTTTTACAACCGATGATGGTATCGAAGCTACTGCTGAAATCAATGGCGATATCATGACGAATTATCTCATAGACCGCACATCAGGATTCCCTAGTATTGCTTCGCAGAATACAGAGATGAATGGTACGTATACTTACAAAGCGAATAAAGCGAAGAAGATTAAAAGTGATGTGAAAGTACCGGTGAAGATTGTGACGAATGCGTCTTATAAAATTAAAAGAATGAAATAA